The Erythrobacter aurantius genome includes a window with the following:
- a CDS encoding sulfotransferase domain-containing protein — MTELIGQATSIEGFGAVMAAAAAGERPNFRPYEPLPPGSPRDVFITSWAKSGTTMMQQMFHQLRTGASGGDMDFDDISRMTPWDDTAYLLDFDMTTPQRGTPRGFKSHREYERLPAGNRYLITLRDPGECYVSFYRFINGWHLKDGSVPIEDFMPLFMGGGPGGCDYFTHILSWYARRHEPDTLLMTYRWVVKSKPAAIRRLAAFCDIELTPEIEALVQERTTREFMHTYKDRFDDGMFCAVLEEKCGIPANSDSSEVQASGSSLDMLPPAIAEELDRMWAERVTPVTGHADYASLAAEVDALAG, encoded by the coding sequence ATGACAGAATTGATCGGGCAGGCGACGAGCATCGAAGGTTTCGGCGCGGTGATGGCCGCCGCCGCCGCAGGGGAGCGGCCCAATTTCCGCCCCTATGAACCGCTGCCGCCCGGATCGCCGCGCGATGTCTTCATCACCTCATGGGCGAAAAGCGGCACCACCATGATGCAGCAGATGTTCCATCAGCTGCGCACCGGGGCCAGCGGCGGAGACATGGATTTCGACGACATCAGCCGCATGACGCCTTGGGATGACACCGCCTATCTGCTCGATTTCGACATGACGACACCGCAACGCGGGACGCCGCGCGGGTTCAAATCACACCGCGAATACGAACGCCTGCCCGCAGGCAACCGGTATCTGATCACCCTGCGCGATCCGGGGGAATGCTACGTTTCCTTCTATCGCTTCATCAATGGCTGGCACCTCAAGGACGGGTCCGTGCCGATCGAGGATTTCATGCCGTTGTTCATGGGCGGCGGGCCGGGCGGCTGCGATTACTTCACCCACATCCTCAGCTGGTACGCCCGGCGGCACGAGCCCGATACGCTGTTGATGACCTATCGCTGGGTGGTGAAGAGCAAGCCTGCGGCGATCCGGCGGCTGGCGGCGTTCTGCGATATCGAACTCACCCCGGAGATCGAGGCGCTGGTGCAGGAGCGGACGACGCGCGAATTCATGCACACTTACAAGGACCGTTTCGACGATGGCATGTTCTGCGCCGTGCTGGAGGAGAAATGCGGCATCCCTGCCAATTCGGATTCGAGCGAGGTGCAGGCATCGGGCAGCTCGCTCGACATGCTGCCGCCGGCGATCGCCGAGGAGCTTGACCGGATGTGGGCGGAACGCGTCACGCCGGTGACGGGCCATGCGGATTACGCCTCGCTCGCGGCGGAGGTGGATGCGCTGGCCGGTTGA
- a CDS encoding YdcH family protein, whose translation MSQHTPNELTEIFKRDRDLITQLKQTDAHYARLADEYHEVNREVHRIEAETEAASDERTEKLKKQRLSLLDEITVIVSRARAAAV comes from the coding sequence ATGTCCCAGCACACCCCGAACGAGCTGACCGAAATCTTCAAGCGCGATCGCGATCTGATCACCCAGTTGAAGCAGACCGATGCCCATTACGCCCGGCTGGCGGATGAATATCACGAGGTGAACCGCGAGGTGCACCGGATTGAGGCGGAGACCGAGGCGGCTTCGGACGAGCGGACCGAAAAGCTCAAGAAGCAGCGGCTGAGCCTGCTCGACGAAATCACGGTGATCGTGTCGCGGGCGCGCGCTGCTGCGGTCTGA
- a CDS encoding YdcH family protein: MPAVQTAPRRPQELHEEFPRDARVLTLLKLADVQFCNLAERYHALGRAIGRLECEAESASDLYLARLKKQRLALLDEIAVVIEEAEARLGAGAAPAMEAVPA; this comes from the coding sequence ATGCCCGCCGTTCAAACCGCACCACGCCGCCCGCAGGAACTGCATGAGGAATTCCCGCGCGATGCAAGGGTGCTGACTTTGCTCAAGCTGGCCGATGTGCAGTTCTGCAATCTGGCGGAGCGGTATCACGCGCTGGGCCGTGCGATCGGGCGGCTCGAATGCGAGGCGGAAAGCGCGTCGGACCTGTATCTGGCGCGGCTGAAGAAGCAGCGGCTGGCGCTGCTCGACGAAATCGCCGTCGTGATCGAGGAAGCCGAAGCGCGGCTTGGTGCGGGGGCTGCCCCCGCGATGGAAGCCGTTCCGGCGTAA
- a CDS encoding DUF4870 family protein, with amino-acid sequence MTEPTTPNSGFDLNQPTIISLLYLGSFITGVSGLVGIVLAHVWQGENRDNWAASHFTYLIRTFWIGFLASIIASALMFVLIGFLLFPVIAIWVGVRSVLSLLKAQKQEPMPDPQTLLF; translated from the coding sequence ATGACCGAACCTACCACTCCCAATTCCGGTTTCGACCTCAACCAGCCGACCATCATCTCGCTGCTGTACCTCGGCAGCTTCATCACCGGCGTGTCCGGGCTTGTCGGCATTGTGCTCGCGCATGTGTGGCAGGGCGAGAACCGCGACAATTGGGCCGCGTCGCACTTCACCTATCTCATCCGCACATTCTGGATCGGCTTCCTCGCCAGCATCATCGCCAGCGCCCTGATGTTCGTCCTCATCGGCTTCCTGCTGTTCCCGGTCATCGCAATCTGGGTTGGCGTGCGCAGCGTGCTGAGCCTGCTCAAGGCGCAGAAGCAGGAACCCATGCCCGATCCGCAAACGCTCCTGTTCTGA
- a CDS encoding thermonuclease family protein produces the protein MSPPRFRSRLRRNRPRMGSPLGNWWLVWRMPVLLLIVMAVWWFGLRPLSDDAEWQTVNDRFALCGARGSSQPGCVVDGDTLILGFSKAQRRIRLTGFDAPELNGACPAESRRAIEARDALHQWLGQGAFEWDGGDAPPRDQYGRELRAVRRTMADGSREYLADTMINRGLAGGSGWGSTEPDWCE, from the coding sequence ATGTCTCCACCGCGTTTCCGATCCCGGCTCAGGCGCAATCGCCCGCGCATGGGCAGCCCGCTGGGCAATTGGTGGCTGGTGTGGCGAATGCCGGTGTTGCTCTTGATCGTCATGGCGGTCTGGTGGTTCGGACTTCGCCCGTTGTCTGACGATGCGGAATGGCAGACCGTCAATGATCGCTTTGCCTTGTGCGGCGCACGGGGCAGCAGCCAGCCGGGCTGTGTGGTGGACGGTGACACGCTCATCCTCGGTTTCAGCAAGGCGCAGCGGCGTATCCGCCTGACCGGTTTCGACGCACCCGAATTGAACGGAGCCTGCCCGGCAGAAAGCCGCCGCGCGATAGAGGCACGTGATGCACTCCACCAGTGGCTCGGCCAAGGGGCATTCGAATGGGACGGAGGCGATGCGCCCCCGCGCGACCAGTACGGGCGCGAGTTGCGCGCGGTGCGCCGCACTATGGCGGACGGCTCGCGAGAGTACCTTGCCGACACGATGATTAACCGCGGCCTGGCTGGCGGGAGCGGTTGGGGCAGCACCGAGCCCGACTGGTGCGAGTAA
- a CDS encoding BufA1 family periplasmic bufferin-type metallophore, whose product MNTTRFKGSIALATFAGLAAACSGGAEAPTNAEGATEVAATEAAAKEKCYGISLAGKNDCAAGPGTSCAGTSTIDYQGNAWKYVDAGSCETTKRPDGSFGSLSETSDV is encoded by the coding sequence ATGAACACCACTCGCTTCAAGGGATCGATCGCTCTCGCCACCTTCGCCGGCCTTGCCGCCGCGTGTTCGGGCGGCGCCGAAGCCCCGACAAATGCCGAAGGCGCAACGGAAGTCGCCGCCACCGAAGCCGCTGCCAAGGAAAAGTGCTACGGCATCTCGCTCGCCGGCAAGAACGATTGCGCCGCCGGGCCAGGCACCAGCTGCGCCGGCACCAGCACTATCGACTATCAGGGCAACGCCTGGAAATACGTCGATGCAGGCAGCTGCGAAACAACTAAACGCCCCGATGGCAGCTTCGGATCGCTTAGCGAGACATCCGACGTCTGA
- the argB gene encoding acetylglutamate kinase, which produces MTAPSTPADHSLDLSKAEVLIEALPYFQRYAGRTFVVKYGGHAMGNKQAARDFAEDIVLLKAVGINPVVVHGGGPQIGEMLAKLGVQSTFVDGLRVTDEATAKVAEMVLSGAINKELVGWLSNAGGKALGLSGKDGGLVTARKVTRTTKDPESLIESVVDLGFVGEPAIVDTSVIDTAVAAGMIPVIAPIAGGEDGETYNINADTMAGAIAAALGAARLFLLTDVAGVLDGEGKLLTDLDPAAIARLKEEGVIKGGMVPKLETCVSAVESGCEAAVVLDGRVPHAMLLEFFTARGAGTLVRKNAS; this is translated from the coding sequence ATGACTGCCCCTTCCACTCCTGCCGATCACTCGCTCGACCTGTCCAAGGCCGAGGTTCTGATCGAGGCCCTACCTTATTTCCAGCGTTACGCCGGGCGTACCTTTGTGGTGAAGTACGGCGGGCACGCGATGGGCAACAAACAGGCCGCGCGCGACTTTGCCGAGGATATCGTGCTGTTGAAGGCGGTGGGCATCAACCCGGTGGTGGTGCATGGCGGCGGTCCGCAAATCGGCGAGATGCTGGCCAAGCTTGGTGTGCAGAGCACCTTTGTCGACGGATTGCGGGTTACCGACGAAGCGACTGCCAAGGTTGCCGAAATGGTGCTCTCGGGTGCGATCAACAAGGAACTGGTCGGCTGGCTGTCCAATGCCGGTGGCAAGGCGCTGGGCCTGTCCGGCAAGGATGGCGGACTTGTCACCGCGCGCAAGGTGACGCGCACCACGAAGGATCCGGAAAGCCTGATCGAAAGCGTCGTTGATCTCGGCTTTGTCGGTGAACCCGCGATTGTGGACACGAGCGTGATCGACACCGCGGTTGCCGCCGGGATGATCCCCGTCATCGCTCCGATCGCAGGCGGCGAGGATGGCGAGACGTACAATATCAACGCCGACACCATGGCGGGCGCGATCGCCGCTGCACTGGGCGCGGCGCGACTGTTCCTGCTGACCGACGTTGCCGGTGTGCTCGACGGCGAAGGCAAGTTGCTGACCGACCTCGATCCGGCGGCGATTGCCCGGCTCAAGGAAGAGGGCGTGATCAAGGGCGGCATGGTGCCAAAGCTTGAAACCTGCGTTTCGGCGGTCGAATCCGGCTGCGAGGCGGCAGTGGTTCTCGACGGACGGGTGCCGCACGCGATGCTGCTTGAATTCTTTACCGCGCGCGGTGCGGGAACTCTGGTGCGCAAGAACGCGTCTTGA
- a CDS encoding YggT family protein, whose amino-acid sequence MQGLFLISDIVSMLTSLLIMLIIIQFVISLLFAFNVVSPTNQFLMAFYDSIRNLLAPVLRPIQRIMPDTGAIDFSPIVLIFGLRILDVAIYRLALSIA is encoded by the coding sequence ATGCAAGGCCTTTTTCTGATTTCCGACATCGTCAGTATGCTCACCAGCCTGCTGATCATGCTGATCATCATCCAGTTCGTTATCAGCCTGCTGTTCGCCTTCAACGTGGTGAGCCCGACCAACCAGTTCCTGATGGCGTTCTACGATTCGATCCGGAACCTGCTCGCACCTGTCCTGCGACCGATCCAGCGGATCATGCCCGATACCGGTGCCATCGACTTTTCGCCGATCGTGCTGATCTTCGGCCTGCGCATTCTCGACGTCGCGATTTACCGCCTCGCGCTCAGCATTGCGTGA
- the folD gene encoding bifunctional methylenetetrahydrofolate dehydrogenase/methenyltetrahydrofolate cyclohydrolase FolD, which translates to MSATRIDGKAFAARLRERVGERALEFAKAAGRKPGLAVVLVGDDPASQVYVGSKGKATVAAHMNSYEHRLPADASSEELLALVEQLNRDEAVDGILVQLPLPGHLDEQSIIAAISPDKDVDGFHVINAGRLSVGQSGFVPCTPLGCMMLLTDRLGDLSGLEAVVIGRSNIVGKPMAQLLLDANATVTIAHSRTKDLAGVVKRADIVVAAVGRPEMIRKDWLKEGATVIDVGINRLAPEPGSEKGRLVGDVAFDEASEVAGAITPVPGGVGPMTIAVLLRNTLVAAYRNAGLPVPEGL; encoded by the coding sequence ATGAGCGCGACACGCATCGACGGAAAAGCCTTTGCCGCGCGCCTGCGTGAGCGCGTGGGCGAACGGGCGCTGGAATTTGCTAAGGCTGCCGGGCGCAAGCCGGGGCTGGCAGTGGTGCTGGTGGGCGATGATCCCGCCAGCCAGGTCTATGTCGGCAGCAAGGGCAAGGCGACCGTCGCCGCCCATATGAACAGCTACGAACATCGTCTGCCTGCCGATGCCAGCTCGGAAGAGCTGCTTGCGCTGGTGGAACAGCTCAACCGGGATGAAGCGGTGGACGGCATCCTTGTGCAGCTGCCGCTGCCCGGTCACCTCGACGAACAGAGCATCATCGCCGCGATCAGCCCGGACAAGGACGTGGACGGCTTTCACGTCATCAACGCCGGGCGGCTGAGCGTCGGTCAATCGGGGTTTGTTCCCTGCACGCCGCTGGGCTGCATGATGCTGCTGACCGATCGTCTGGGCGATCTGTCCGGACTCGAAGCCGTGGTGATCGGTCGCTCGAACATTGTTGGCAAGCCGATGGCGCAGTTGCTGCTCGACGCGAACGCCACGGTCACCATCGCTCACAGCCGCACCAAGGATCTGGCAGGCGTCGTTAAGCGTGCGGACATCGTGGTTGCGGCAGTCGGAAGGCCAGAGATGATCCGCAAGGACTGGCTGAAGGAAGGCGCGACCGTGATCGATGTGGGCATCAACCGTCTGGCCCCTGAACCGGGCAGCGAAAAGGGCCGCCTTGTCGGCGATGTCGCCTTTGACGAAGCGAGCGAGGTTGCAGGTGCGATCACCCCGGTTCCCGGCGGGGTCGGGCCGATGACGATTGCGGTGCTGCTGCGCAACACGCTTGTCGCCGCCTATCGCAACGCAGGCCTCCCAGTGCCGGAGGGCCTGTGA
- a CDS encoding MarC family protein: MPELFVSAFVTLFVVIDPPGCAPIYAGLTKNASSAQARNMALRATAIAAVILLIFAFFGETLLSALHIELDSFRIAGGFMLFWIAFEMVFEKRTQRRTERADKVAHDPEIEDVSVFPMAMPMLAGPGAIAAIMLLMNEAETPAETVEVFAALGLVLAITAIALVAAGPLIRLLGDKVEAVITRLLGVLLAALAAQYVIDGLKGSFGL, translated from the coding sequence CTGCCTGAACTCTTCGTCTCTGCCTTCGTTACCCTGTTCGTCGTGATCGACCCGCCGGGTTGTGCGCCGATCTATGCCGGGCTGACGAAGAATGCGAGCTCGGCGCAGGCGCGCAATATGGCGCTGCGGGCCACGGCCATCGCCGCGGTGATCCTGCTGATTTTCGCGTTCTTCGGCGAAACCTTGCTCAGCGCCCTGCATATCGAGCTCGACAGTTTCCGCATCGCGGGCGGGTTCATGCTGTTCTGGATCGCGTTTGAAATGGTGTTCGAAAAGCGCACGCAGCGCCGCACCGAGCGTGCCGACAAGGTCGCGCATGATCCGGAGATCGAGGACGTGTCGGTCTTTCCGATGGCCATGCCGATGCTGGCCGGACCGGGTGCGATTGCGGCGATCATGCTGCTGATGAACGAGGCTGAGACTCCCGCCGAAACCGTCGAGGTGTTCGCCGCGCTGGGTCTCGTACTCGCGATTACGGCGATCGCCCTCGTTGCTGCGGGACCGCTGATCCGGCTGCTCGGTGACAAGGTCGAAGCGGTGATCACCCGCTTGCTCGGCGTGTTGCTGGCGGCGCTGGCCGCGCAATATGTGATTGACGGGCTAAAGGGCAGCTTTGGGCTGTAA
- a CDS encoding LON peptidase substrate-binding domain-containing protein, which produces MATRLSIFPLTGAVLFPGLQLPLHIFEPRYRALVGDALVRDRKIAMIQPQRPVEGSPLYTIGCVGRIGEVEAMEDGRYNLILEGVSRFRMLAELDVTTAFRQIEAELIQDDPDETLTHAQRGGFEREAREFAASQGYSVDWDSVQRLDDQSLINGVSQIAPFDAASKQALLEAPTLSTRCELLVQLMQFYGRGDGSEEIMTLQ; this is translated from the coding sequence ATGGCCACGCGACTTTCCATCTTTCCTCTGACGGGCGCCGTGCTGTTCCCGGGCCTGCAGCTGCCGCTCCACATCTTCGAGCCGCGGTATCGCGCGCTGGTGGGCGATGCTCTGGTGCGTGATCGAAAGATCGCGATGATCCAGCCACAACGCCCGGTCGAAGGCTCCCCCCTCTACACGATCGGGTGCGTCGGACGCATCGGCGAGGTCGAAGCAATGGAGGACGGTCGCTACAATCTCATCCTTGAGGGCGTGTCGCGGTTCCGCATGCTGGCAGAACTCGATGTGACGACCGCGTTCCGCCAGATCGAAGCGGAACTGATCCAAGACGATCCGGATGAGACGCTGACCCATGCCCAGCGCGGTGGGTTCGAGCGCGAGGCACGCGAATTCGCCGCAAGCCAGGGCTACAGCGTCGATTGGGATTCGGTTCAGCGGCTCGACGACCAGTCATTGATCAACGGCGTCTCGCAAATCGCCCCATTCGATGCAGCTTCGAAACAGGCATTACTTGAGGCACCGACGCTAAGCACCCGCTGCGAATTGCTGGTCCAGTTGATGCAATTCTATGGGCGAGGCGACGGCAGCGAAGAGATCATGACGCTGCAATAA
- the trxA gene encoding thioredoxin produces the protein MGLNIEEQKAVERFRKNVVEPSQTKLVILDFWAEWCGPCKQLTPVLEKVAAEYADKGVVLAKINVDEEQFIASQFQVRSIPTVYAMFQGQPVADISSARTESQLKQMLEQLLSQLPVQPGAAGDESAPQGPSPEELAQFVAMGEAALTEGDAQRAASIFAQVTEFAGDNAPAHAGLVRALIAMGQVEEAKQVLAAMETDPRLASDPAMAAAKSAVELAGTQVDDGELARLREAAGAAPDDMEAQFAFAEAAFASGARDDAANTLLAMIEKDREWNDGAARAKLLQIFEATGLEDEWVVATRRRLSKILFG, from the coding sequence ATGGGTCTGAACATCGAAGAGCAGAAGGCAGTCGAACGGTTCCGCAAGAATGTCGTCGAGCCGTCGCAGACGAAGCTGGTGATCCTCGATTTCTGGGCCGAATGGTGCGGCCCGTGCAAGCAGTTGACCCCTGTGCTCGAAAAGGTCGCCGCCGAATATGCGGACAAGGGCGTGGTGCTCGCCAAGATCAATGTCGACGAAGAGCAGTTCATCGCCAGCCAGTTTCAGGTTCGCTCGATCCCGACGGTCTATGCGATGTTCCAAGGGCAGCCGGTAGCCGACATCAGCAGCGCGCGCACAGAAAGCCAGCTTAAGCAGATGCTTGAACAATTGCTCTCGCAACTGCCGGTGCAGCCTGGTGCAGCCGGCGACGAAAGCGCACCGCAGGGTCCCTCGCCAGAAGAGCTCGCGCAATTCGTTGCCATGGGCGAGGCCGCCCTGACCGAAGGCGATGCCCAGCGCGCGGCGAGCATTTTTGCTCAGGTCACGGAATTTGCCGGAGACAACGCACCGGCCCATGCCGGGCTTGTGCGCGCACTGATCGCCATGGGTCAGGTTGAAGAGGCTAAGCAGGTTCTCGCCGCGATGGAAACCGATCCCAGGCTGGCCAGCGACCCCGCAATGGCCGCGGCGAAGAGCGCTGTCGAGCTTGCGGGCACCCAGGTTGACGATGGCGAGCTTGCCCGACTGCGCGAGGCAGCCGGTGCCGCGCCAGATGACATGGAGGCGCAATTCGCCTTCGCGGAGGCTGCCTTTGCAAGCGGAGCGCGCGACGACGCGGCTAATACGCTGCTGGCAATGATCGAAAAGGATCGCGAATGGAACGATGGGGCCGCCCGCGCGAAACTGCTTCAGATATTCGAGGCGACCGGGCTTGAAGACGAATGGGTGGTGGCAACCCGTCGCCGCCTGTCAAAGATCCTGTTCGGATGA
- a CDS encoding ArsR/SmtB family transcription factor, with the protein MTDDALIEALKALAHPLRFQILEALHSGELNVGEIEQRCDIGQPALSQQLGVLRRAGLVETRKSAKLVFYSRNQQRLAELGALVGGFDPDNLAPADGKTETKRTAAPGVANFARMG; encoded by the coding sequence ATGACCGACGACGCACTTATTGAAGCGCTGAAGGCGCTGGCCCATCCCCTACGATTTCAAATCCTCGAAGCCTTGCATTCCGGCGAGTTGAACGTTGGCGAGATCGAGCAGCGCTGTGACATCGGCCAACCGGCTCTTTCCCAGCAACTGGGGGTCTTGAGGAGGGCCGGACTGGTCGAGACACGCAAGAGCGCGAAGCTGGTATTCTACAGCCGCAACCAGCAGCGTCTGGCGGAACTGGGCGCCTTGGTCGGAGGTTTCGATCCGGACAATCTTGCGCCTGCCGACGGCAAAACCGAAACCAAGCGCACTGCAGCGCCGGGTGTAGCCAACTTCGCACGCATGGGGTGA
- a CDS encoding peroxiredoxin: MTHETAQPPCAGLRIGDTAPEFEARSTMGPVRLSDFSGRWLILFSHPADFTPVCTTEFVELARAASDFEKRDCALMALSVDSLFAHFAWLRIIRDRFDVEVRFPIVEDPTLVIGRAYGMVAPQDNDSATVRTTFFIDPSGTIRAMTCYPANLGRSIPEMLRMIDGLQAIDNHNGLAPANWQAGDPLLSSPSQNIDDVYNADNASDWFMKPAAKGDAT, translated from the coding sequence ATGACACACGAAACCGCTCAGCCGCCCTGCGCCGGCCTTCGCATTGGTGACACTGCCCCCGAATTCGAGGCGCGCAGCACCATGGGGCCGGTAAGACTTTCCGACTTCAGCGGGCGCTGGCTGATACTATTTTCCCACCCGGCCGATTTCACGCCTGTGTGCACCACCGAATTTGTCGAGCTCGCCCGCGCCGCCAGCGATTTCGAGAAGCGCGATTGCGCGCTCATGGCACTATCCGTCGACAGCCTGTTCGCCCATTTCGCCTGGCTGCGGATAATCAGGGACCGGTTTGACGTGGAGGTCCGGTTTCCGATCGTCGAAGACCCCACTCTGGTGATCGGCCGTGCCTATGGCATGGTCGCACCACAGGACAATGACAGCGCCACGGTACGCACCACCTTCTTCATCGATCCGTCAGGCACGATACGGGCAATGACCTGCTATCCGGCGAACCTCGGACGCTCGATCCCCGAAATGCTACGGATGATTGATGGCCTGCAGGCGATCGACAACCACAACGGGCTGGCCCCCGCCAATTGGCAGGCAGGCGATCCGCTGCTGAGCTCGCCCAGCCAGAACATCGACGATGTCTATAACGCCGACAATGCATCTGATTGGTTCATGAAGCCCGCCGCAAAGGGTGATGCGACATGA